Proteins encoded by one window of Deinococcus radiodurans R1 = ATCC 13939 = DSM 20539:
- a CDS encoding metallophosphoesterase has translation MRQVIVIPDLHGRVDLLRAAVDRFPSAHFLSLGDAIDRGPNSLATIELLLELHAAGRATLLMGNHERMAQEGPRWYKDYLGTHDMGDYRRAMEGYHWWMRAGGETVRRELGSLTLEQFPALLERYLNLPDLRRVVYVTADGEIHAEAPGADRPSVLVSHAAPPVAHQTHPNPLSAALWLRPFEGPFPLPDGVVYSLHGHTPVRQPTRLGRHVYVDLGAYETGRLALVELGNPQERPVIRVLQGRGTPETARKYMQFGEPMPSEELRLSEPRPAPPQSNSSPW, from the coding sequence GTGAGACAGGTCATCGTCATTCCCGACCTGCACGGGCGGGTGGACCTGCTGCGCGCCGCCGTGGACCGCTTTCCCTCGGCGCATTTCCTGAGCCTGGGCGACGCGATTGACCGTGGCCCCAACAGTCTCGCCACCATCGAACTGCTGCTCGAACTCCACGCGGCGGGCCGCGCCACCCTACTGATGGGCAACCACGAGCGCATGGCGCAGGAAGGGCCGCGCTGGTACAAGGACTACCTCGGCACCCACGATATGGGCGACTACCGCCGGGCGATGGAGGGCTACCACTGGTGGATGCGCGCCGGGGGCGAAACGGTGCGCCGCGAACTCGGCAGCCTGACGCTGGAACAGTTTCCCGCGCTGCTGGAGCGGTACTTGAACCTGCCCGACCTCAGGCGCGTGGTGTACGTGACCGCCGACGGCGAGATTCACGCCGAGGCCCCCGGCGCCGACCGGCCAAGTGTGCTGGTGTCGCACGCCGCGCCCCCGGTCGCACACCAGACCCACCCCAACCCGCTGTCGGCGGCGCTGTGGCTGCGGCCTTTCGAGGGGCCGTTTCCCCTACCGGACGGCGTGGTCTACAGCCTGCACGGGCACACCCCGGTGCGCCAGCCAACCCGACTGGGACGGCATGTGTACGTGGACCTCGGCGCCTACGAAACGGGCCGCCTGGCGCTGGTCGAACTCGGCAACCCGCAGGAACGCCCGGTCATCCGGGTGCTGCAAGGGCGCGGCACGCCCGAGACCGCGCGCAAATACATGCAGTTCGGTGAGCCGATGCCCTCCGAGGAACTGCGCCTGAGCGAGCCGCGTCCTGCGCCGCCTCAGTCCAATTCCTCGCCCTGGTAA
- a CDS encoding UDP-N-acetylmuramoyl-L-alanyl-D-glutamate--2,6-diaminopimelate ligase, whose protein sequence is MRLSDLAAALQLPAPETDPQTDTEVTGVTHNAAWVQPGSAFVAIRGAKFDGHSFMEQAQAAGAVAVLGEGLADGQTSPLPYLTVPNARAALADAAAALAGHPSRELKVVGVTGTDGKTTTSWLTRHLLRSAGLATGLLSTVGYELPDGELRHFPAHFTTPEAPQVQDTLREMVAAGAQATVLEASSHALSLDRVRGVDWDVAVWTHLSSEHLDFHGTLDNYFADKRKLVERARFAVLNVDDPWTAQLRGIAPGETTYSAENQHADWRAQDIEERHSGLHFRVVSPAGDFQAELPMIGRFNVANALAGMAAAHHLGATALQLQAGLASFRGVPGRMELVPGGATSPRVIVDFAHTPPSLEKALGTLRATTAGHLWVVIGSAGGPRDPYKRAPLGEVATRLADHAILTEEDCRDTPLQDILNEMERGAREEGRSNFVSIGDRREAIRYAVTHAQPGDTVLLAGKGPEDTLERATETLPWNEVAEARAVLAER, encoded by the coding sequence ATGCGCCTTTCCGACCTCGCCGCCGCACTTCAGTTGCCTGCTCCTGAGACCGACCCCCAGACCGACACCGAGGTGACGGGCGTGACCCACAACGCGGCGTGGGTGCAGCCGGGCTCCGCATTCGTGGCGATTCGGGGCGCCAAGTTCGACGGGCACAGCTTTATGGAACAGGCGCAGGCGGCGGGCGCGGTGGCGGTGCTGGGAGAAGGACTGGCAGACGGGCAAACTTCGCCGCTGCCCTACCTGACGGTGCCGAACGCCCGCGCTGCACTGGCCGACGCGGCGGCGGCCCTGGCGGGGCACCCCAGCCGCGAGTTGAAGGTGGTCGGCGTGACCGGCACCGACGGCAAGACGACGACGAGCTGGCTGACCCGGCACCTGCTGCGCTCGGCGGGGCTCGCCACCGGGCTGCTGTCCACCGTCGGCTATGAGCTGCCCGACGGCGAATTGCGGCATTTTCCCGCGCACTTCACCACGCCCGAGGCGCCGCAGGTGCAGGACACGCTGCGCGAGATGGTGGCGGCGGGCGCGCAGGCGACGGTCCTCGAAGCGAGCAGCCACGCGCTGTCGCTCGACCGGGTGCGCGGCGTGGACTGGGACGTGGCGGTGTGGACGCACCTGAGCAGCGAACACCTCGACTTTCACGGCACGCTGGACAACTACTTCGCCGACAAACGCAAACTGGTCGAGCGCGCCCGCTTCGCCGTGCTGAACGTGGACGACCCCTGGACCGCGCAACTGCGGGGCATCGCGCCGGGGGAAACGACCTACTCCGCCGAGAACCAGCACGCCGACTGGCGGGCACAGGACATCGAGGAGCGCCACAGCGGGCTGCATTTCCGGGTGGTGTCTCCGGCGGGCGACTTTCAGGCCGAGCTGCCGATGATTGGCCGCTTCAACGTCGCCAACGCGCTGGCGGGCATGGCGGCGGCCCATCACCTCGGCGCCACCGCCTTGCAACTTCAGGCGGGCCTGGCGTCCTTCCGGGGCGTGCCGGGGCGCATGGAACTCGTGCCGGGCGGTGCAACCTCTCCCCGCGTCATCGTGGATTTCGCGCACACGCCGCCGAGTCTGGAAAAGGCGCTCGGCACGCTGCGGGCGACCACCGCCGGGCACCTGTGGGTGGTCATCGGCTCAGCGGGCGGCCCGCGCGACCCGTACAAGCGCGCACCGCTCGGCGAGGTGGCGACGCGGCTGGCCGACCACGCGATTTTGACGGAGGAGGACTGCCGCGATACGCCACTTCAGGACATCCTGAATGAGATGGAGCGCGGCGCCCGCGAGGAAGGCCGCAGCAACTTCGTCAGTATCGGCGACCGGCGCGAGGCCATCCGGTATGCCGTCACGCACGCGCAGCCGGGCGACACCGTGCTACTGGCGGGCAAGGGCCCCGAGGACACCCTTGAACGCGCGACGGAGACGCTCCCCTGGAACGAGGTCGCGGAGGCGCGGGCGGTGCTTGCCGAGCGGTAA
- a CDS encoding deoxynucleoside kinase gives MYVAVSGNIGSGKSTLTRMLAERYGLRPVYEPYAENPYLEDFYHDMRQYSFHSQVYFLSRRLEQHLGMVTGARYVIQDRTVFEDANIFARNLYESGQMGERDWQTYRGLYEGVLPALRVPDLLIHIDAGLPTLRRRIALRGRDYEQAIPDEYLAGLNRLYAGWIAAFDLCPVVRVDGDALDFVHDPQAFEWVCGRVQAHGYGLPLLR, from the coding sequence ATGTACGTGGCGGTGTCGGGCAACATCGGCAGCGGCAAAAGCACGCTGACGCGGATGCTCGCCGAGCGCTACGGCCTGCGCCCGGTGTACGAGCCGTATGCCGAAAACCCCTACCTGGAAGACTTTTACCACGATATGCGACAGTACTCCTTTCACTCGCAGGTGTATTTCCTGTCGCGGCGGCTCGAGCAGCACCTCGGTATGGTGACGGGCGCGCGCTACGTGATTCAGGACCGCACCGTGTTCGAGGACGCCAACATCTTCGCCCGCAACCTCTACGAGTCAGGCCAGATGGGGGAGCGCGACTGGCAGACCTACCGGGGCCTGTACGAAGGCGTGCTGCCCGCGCTGCGGGTGCCGGACCTGCTGATTCACATCGACGCGGGGCTGCCTACGCTGCGGCGGCGCATCGCTCTGCGCGGACGCGACTACGAGCAGGCCATCCCCGACGAGTACCTCGCGGGCCTGAACCGGCTCTACGCCGGGTGGATTGCCGCCTTCGACCTGTGCCCGGTGGTGCGGGTGGACGGCGACGCCCTCGACTTCGTGCACGACCCGCAGGCCTTCGAGTGGGTGTGCGGGCGGGTGCAGGCACACGGCTACGGGCTGCCGCTGCTGCGCTGA
- a CDS encoding deoxynucleoside kinase, with translation MYVVVEGPIGVGKTSLAQRLAQRSGAELNLEVVEENPFLAKFYEQPQAYAFQVQAFFLLSRFKQLSQLWQPGLYRPEVVSDYLFDKDFIFAAMNLRDAEFDLYQDLYGHLSPRLPTPDLVVYLRADPPELLRRIARRGRPFEHDMKAAYLADLTGRYDDYFRTYAHPHLILEAGNYDFVANEADQQAIFDQIDAALAQAPAGEDR, from the coding sequence ATGTATGTCGTGGTGGAAGGGCCGATCGGAGTGGGCAAAACGAGCCTCGCGCAGCGGCTGGCGCAGCGCAGCGGGGCAGAGCTGAATCTGGAAGTGGTGGAGGAAAACCCTTTCCTGGCGAAGTTCTACGAGCAGCCGCAGGCCTACGCCTTTCAGGTGCAGGCGTTTTTTCTGCTCTCGCGCTTCAAGCAGCTCTCGCAACTGTGGCAGCCGGGGCTTTACCGCCCGGAGGTGGTCAGCGACTACCTGTTCGACAAGGACTTCATCTTCGCGGCGATGAACCTGCGCGACGCCGAGTTCGACCTGTATCAGGACCTCTACGGCCACCTCTCGCCCCGGCTGCCCACGCCCGACCTGGTGGTGTACCTGCGGGCCGACCCGCCGGAATTGCTGCGCCGCATCGCCCGGCGGGGCCGACCCTTCGAGCACGACATGAAGGCCGCCTACCTCGCCGACCTGACGGGGCGCTACGACGACTATTTCCGCACCTACGCCCACCCGCACCTGATTCTGGAGGCGGGGAACTACGACTTCGTGGCGAACGAAGCCGACCAGCAGGCGATTTTCGACCAGATCGACGCGGCACTCGCGCAGGCCCCCGCCGGGGAGGACCGCTGA
- a CDS encoding PDZ domain-containing protein, producing MDEVAAGSAAAVADLRGSLRNAKGQLLAPLGDVIVAVDGQSVRNSFDVIRLVAAKRPGETVTLTLWRDRQQVKVPVTLLKRTVG from the coding sequence GTGGACGAGGTGGCCGCCGGAAGCGCCGCCGCTGTGGCCGACCTGCGCGGCTCGCTACGCAACGCCAAGGGGCAACTGCTCGCCCCGCTGGGCGACGTGATCGTGGCGGTGGACGGCCAGAGCGTGCGTAACTCCTTTGACGTGATCCGGCTGGTCGCGGCCAAGCGCCCCGGCGAAACGGTGACCCTGACCCTGTGGCGCGACCGCCAGCAGGTCAAGGTGCCGGTAACGCTGCTCAAGCGCACGGTGGGCTAA
- a CDS encoding S1C family serine protease, whose translation MKPLRAAALTLLLFGAAAGAYLVGRVSAQQALVTPDEINTVEVVQAALPAVVRIDVRLRKEALQPGDDPVEVGSGFFYKRDLIVTNYHVVEDQEAITVTLSNGRQATARIEATDPGIDIALLRVQGVTAPGTLAFGDSARLVPGQKLLVIGTPLRFPNFVSTGIFSVLASARDVPRTDTIAQEVGQYLATTASIQQGNSGGPVLDSRGAVVGVAAANAAPNLAVAGLIGLALPSDLVAQSVDDLEKTGAPQRGTLGATLVDLDTLDPGCASSRA comes from the coding sequence GTGAAGCCCCTGCGCGCCGCCGCCCTGACGCTGCTGCTGTTCGGCGCGGCGGCCGGCGCATATCTGGTCGGGCGGGTATCAGCCCAGCAGGCGCTGGTCACCCCCGACGAGATCAACACCGTGGAGGTCGTGCAGGCCGCGCTGCCCGCCGTGGTGCGTATCGACGTGCGGCTGCGTAAGGAAGCGCTGCAACCCGGCGACGACCCGGTCGAAGTCGGCAGCGGATTTTTTTACAAGCGTGACCTGATCGTGACCAACTATCACGTGGTCGAGGACCAGGAAGCGATCACGGTCACGCTGTCCAACGGCCGGCAGGCGACCGCCCGCATCGAGGCCACCGACCCCGGCATCGACATCGCGCTGCTGCGGGTGCAGGGGGTCACGGCGCCGGGCACGCTGGCGTTCGGAGACAGTGCGCGGCTGGTGCCGGGACAAAAGCTGCTGGTCATCGGCACGCCGCTGCGTTTTCCCAACTTCGTGAGCACCGGGATTTTCAGCGTGCTCGCCAGCGCCCGCGACGTGCCGCGCACCGACACGATTGCCCAGGAGGTCGGGCAGTACCTGGCGACCACCGCCAGCATCCAGCAGGGCAACTCCGGCGGCCCGGTCCTCGACTCGCGCGGCGCCGTGGTCGGGGTGGCCGCCGCCAACGCCGCGCCGAACCTGGCGGTGGCGGGATTGATCGGGCTGGCGCTGCCGAGCGACCTGGTGGCGCAGAGCGTGGACGACCTCGAAAAGACCGGCGCCCCGCAGCGCGGCACCCTGGGCGCGACCCTGGTGGACCTCGACACCCTCGACCCCGGCTGCGCGAGTTCGCGGGCCTGA
- a CDS encoding FmdB family zinc ribbon protein — MPTYLYKDLNTGEIYELVQHMRDDPYTEHPETGAPVKRVLSRPAIAFKGSGFYVNDSRKSGGEGGGGE, encoded by the coding sequence ATGCCCACCTACCTCTACAAAGACCTGAACACCGGCGAAATCTACGAACTCGTGCAGCACATGCGCGACGACCCCTACACCGAGCACCCCGAAACCGGCGCGCCGGTCAAACGGGTGCTGTCGCGCCCGGCCATCGCCTTTAAAGGCAGCGGCTTTTACGTCAACGACTCGCGCAAGTCGGGCGGCGAGGGGGGCGGCGGCGAGTGA